GTATCCGCGGCTCCTCGCGGGTATCAGTGGAACTGGTAACCTCGGTAAATGGTCCTGCCGGTTCGGCGGCGGCCAAGATCGTCGACCTCAGTTGCGGTGGCGCTCGCATGATGTCGCCCAAACCGGTAGCCGCCAAGGGCGACGATGTAAAACTCTCGTTTCGTATCAACCCGTCGGGGCTGGATGTGTATCTGACCATCAATGCCAAGGTGCGCGCGGTTAGCCGCGATGAAACGGCCAATAGCCAGGTAGCGACCGGCGTCGAATTTGTTGACCTGAATGAACAAGACAGGCTGTATCTGACTAATATGGTCTACCAGAACCTACTCAAAGATAACCTCTGATGCGCTCACTCCTGACTGCTCTGACGGGCTGCATACTGTTGATACTGGCTTGCAGCGTGGTGGCCGAACCTGCTGCTGAAGGCGAGTGGTGGACCATGCAGCTGGCGGATGAAACCTTCCGGATAGAGCGGGTGGCTGACCCGGAAAGCCGCCGCCAAGGCTTGATGGGACGGAGATTGGGCCCTGATGAGGGGATGTTGTTCGATTTTCCAGCGGGTACAGTACCGGCCATCTGGATGCGCAACATGCAGATCAGTCTTGATCTGGTCTATATCAATGAGCGTGGACAGATTACCCATATCTTTGCCGCGGTGCCGCCATGCCGGAATATGCCCTGCGACATCTACCAGGCCGATCGCCCTTTACGCTTTGTACTGGAGTTGCCGGAAGGGACCGCTGCCCGCCTGGGCCTTACCGTAGGCCAGCAGTTACCGATGGATGAGTTGCTGGCATTGCCGGTGCCCTCCGTATAACTGCCCTCAGGGCGTATCCCAACGCCCTTCGCTGATGTTTTCACAGTACGCTTTGAGTATCGGTGCATCGTCGGCGTCGCTGTAATAATGGATTGCCTGTTCGTAGGCCACGCCCGGGGTTTTCGCGCCATGACAGATACCGTAGGCGCCTTCAGGACATGCTTCGGTAAAAGCCACGTCAAAGGAGCGGTCGGGAATTTGCGGCTGGCAGAAGCTGTCGGTGAATAGCGACGGCGGTATGTTGATGTTCTGCTGGCACATGCGGATCGGCAACTGATCGTCATTGGAGCTGATCACGCACGCCGTCGCCATTACCTGAGAGCTGAACAGAGCCAGCATTGCACTGCTGAAAAGGGTAAATTTCATCGTCTGCGCTGCGTAAAAGGTTCTACCTTAATGGGTGCTCGTGGCCGCCCGCAAGCTGTTCTGTAGCGCCATCCGGTCGGGGCGTTGTGCTGTCAGTAGCTCAATGCGGTTATCCTTGTTCCAGCCGCTGTGTTGCCAGGTGATCGTCTCCCCTGGCAAGGCATTGAATGCCATCCAGCCGCCAGTGGTATGCACAACGCCTTTGGCGCGGATCCAACGCTGCGTCGCCAGCCAGCTCTGCAGTGCTTCCGGGTCAAACAGCACATCAGGGTGCATTCGCCAACCGATACTGTGGTGGTCATCCATGCTCTGCACCATGCAATGCCAATCCTGTGTCGTTCTCCACAAGGCCGGCATGTCCGGAGAAGCGGCGGCGTCAGTAAGGGTAGTGGGCTCGTTGCGGGCCGGGGCCATGGTTGTGGGTAAAAGGTCAAAACTGATATTGGCCTCATCACACCAGATTGTGGGTCGCTCTGGAAGTGAAGAAGCAATCGTCCGTTTGGCAACAGCGTCCAAACCTGCAGATTTATTCAACAGTAATAACCCGGCCTCTGGCAAAGCCAGGCGCTGCGACTCCGCCAACGGTTTGCCGCTGGCCAGTTGGCCGGCGTCCAGAACCATGATCAACGGCTGCAGCGCTAGTACCCCTTGCCAGGGCGGGGCCACCAACTGCTGCTGCAGCCTGAGTGGATGGCCAAGCCCTGACGCTTCGATAAACACGCGAGTCGGTCGCGCTTTACGCAGCAGACGGTTCAATCCGACCTGAAAAGGCAGGCCGTTCACACAACATAGGCAGCCACCCGGCACTTCTGCGAGGGCAACGCCCTGGGCGTCGTTTTCCATTAGAGCGGCATCGATACCGATCTGCCCGAACTCGTTGATTAATATGCCCCATGTTTCGCCGCTCGGCCGCTGATGTAACAGCTGTTTGAGCAATGTCGTCTTGCCCGCACCTAAGGGGCCGGCTATCAAATGGGTAGGGATATTCTCGATCATGCTGCCAAGCATAAAGCCAGAGCCCGGCTGCTGCCAGCCCAGAGGGTTCCACGTGGAACCTGCACCTCTCCCCTCAAACCTGCAAATCGTGCCATCAGGGAAGGATCAGGCCTGCTTGTAGGCGTTTTGGCAGCCTGCCGACCACCAGCTGATGAGATTCGCGGACCAATCCGCGCAGCTCCTCAGTGGTGAGCTTGTAAGGATAGTCGAGGCTTACCCAGTGCGCGCGGGCCAGGTAGGGCGAAGGATGAAACCCTGGCCGGTCGCAAAATCCGAGAAAAAGGGGTTGATCCACCTTGAACGCGCAGCTATCAGTGGTCAAATCAATCAGCGCAAACATTTTGGTACCGGCGACCGAGAACACCCGATTTTGACCCCATTTGAGGTCCTCTCGAGCGCCGGGCAGGCTCAGGCAATAGTGCGACAGTTCAGCGGCATTCATAGCAATTTTTCGCGCAGATTCGGATCATCCGGTCCCGATCCCGGAAAGGGGTGCGGTGCTAATTCTATGCCGAGCAGGCGCGCCCCGTGCAGCTGGATATTGCCGTTGTATCGCCTTTCACCCGTGACGGTAAACTCAAACCCATAGCGGCGGACTACTCCAAAGCGCCCGCCGCGATTGCGTGCCAGACGGATTCGGTTAAGGACGATGCTTTCGTCGAGCAACTGCACATCTACCTGCTTGCAATGCTGCCTGACCAGAATCAGAGCCCGGTCCCGCAAGCCCAGGCCTCGCCATATCCAGGTGCCGATCAGGCCCGCCAGCATCAGCAAGGCCACATGGCTCAGATCAAACATCAGGCATCCTCTCGGGCAGATTAGTCGTCAGGCTACGCCGTTGAGTCATACAGCGAAGGCACAACCGGCGAGCCGATAATGGCGCGAGTATAGCTGCTGATGCCTGCTTAAGTCGCGCCCCGGGGCGGGATAGGCAGCTACCGCACGGCGATTCAGTGCGCGGCGGGCAGGATCTTTTCGATAGACAAAACGCAGATACGATCAGGCTGCGGGTAATGCCAGCACACATTCAGATCCCAGAAGCGTACTCCATAGCGGCGCTCCGTCCCCGGCTGCTGATAAGCAG
This genomic stretch from Halopseudomonas pelagia harbors:
- a CDS encoding DUF192 domain-containing protein, producing the protein MRSLLTALTGCILLILACSVVAEPAAEGEWWTMQLADETFRIERVADPESRRQGLMGRRLGPDEGMLFDFPAGTVPAIWMRNMQISLDLVYINERGQITHIFAAVPPCRNMPCDIYQADRPLRFVLELPEGTAARLGLTVGQQLPMDELLALPVPSV
- a CDS encoding NADH:ubiquinone oxidoreductase, yielding MKFTLFSSAMLALFSSQVMATACVISSNDDQLPIRMCQQNINIPPSLFTDSFCQPQIPDRSFDVAFTEACPEGAYGICHGAKTPGVAYEQAIHYYSDADDAPILKAYCENISEGRWDTP
- a CDS encoding CobW family GTP-binding protein, which codes for MIENIPTHLIAGPLGAGKTTLLKQLLHQRPSGETWGILINEFGQIGIDAALMENDAQGVALAEVPGGCLCCVNGLPFQVGLNRLLRKARPTRVFIEASGLGHPLRLQQQLVAPPWQGVLALQPLIMVLDAGQLASGKPLAESQRLALPEAGLLLLNKSAGLDAVAKRTIASSLPERPTIWCDEANISFDLLPTTMAPARNEPTTLTDAAASPDMPALWRTTQDWHCMVQSMDDHHSIGWRMHPDVLFDPEALQSWLATQRWIRAKGVVHTTGGWMAFNALPGETITWQHSGWNKDNRIELLTAQRPDRMALQNSLRAATSTH
- a CDS encoding MmcQ/YjbR family DNA-binding protein gives rise to the protein MNAAELSHYCLSLPGAREDLKWGQNRVFSVAGTKMFALIDLTTDSCAFKVDQPLFLGFCDRPGFHPSPYLARAHWVSLDYPYKLTTEELRGLVRESHQLVVGRLPKRLQAGLILP
- a CDS encoding DUF3301 domain-containing protein — encoded protein: MFDLSHVALLMLAGLIGTWIWRGLGLRDRALILVRQHCKQVDVQLLDESIVLNRIRLARNRGGRFGVVRRYGFEFTVTGERRYNGNIQLHGARLLGIELAPHPFPGSGPDDPNLREKLL